CGCCAGCCACCACGCTCTCCAGCAGGAAGGCGTGCTCCGCGCCCTCGGACAGCGCCATGAACGCGCTGATCGGAGTCGTAAGGTCGGCATAGACCTCTCGAGCCACCGGCACGACATCGTAGTCGGCCGCCAGTGCGACGAACTCTTCTCTGGTGGGCAGTATCATCTGTTTGCTGTTCCCTTCCCGGTGACACGACATGGTCTTCGGGGTCGGGAAAACACAAAAGTCCCCCGTCCCCAAGGGACGAGAGACTCCTCTCGCGGTGCCACCCTTGTTGGCCGAACCGTAGCGGTCCGACCCACTCAGCCTGCAGTACTCCGGCGATGCTCGCCGTTCATACCCGGTCCCTTGTATCGGTGAGAGTCCGCCGGAACTAGTAGGTGTCTTGCACCGTTGTCCCGGAGCCTCGGGGGCCCATTCCGCCGATTTGGCCGCGCCCGGTTTCCACCATCCCAGGCTCTCTAGAGCGTCAAAACCGCGTACTCTTCCCCGTCAAAGGCCGTACTATTCGGTTGCGGGCGAGTGTATACCCACCCGCCGCGAAGAATCAAGCACCTTGGCACGCTTAATGCTCCTTAAGTCCCATCACACAGGAGCCGATAAGACTGAAGTAGAGCTCCTGAAAGAAGGAGGCGACCGAGATGGTCCGCAAAGAGCAGTGTCCGCAGTGCAAGGGCAACAAGTACATCCCCGTGACCAAGACCCCGACGAGGGAGTCCTGGATCAAGTGCCCGTCATGTGGCGGCCAAGGATTCAAGATCCGCGTGCAGCAGTAGGCTGCCGCGCACCGCACTCTTCTTGCCCCTGTAGGAGTCGGCTTCGGATGCGAGGTCGGCTCCTTTCTTTCTCACCCGACCAGTACCACTCCCGGAATCCTGCCATGTGCCCGTCGGTCTCCTGACCACAACGTTGCACCTGCCAGCTGTGCAACCGCAGGTGCGACGGCGTCGTAGAACGTGCAGCCATACAGCTCACAGACGTCCAAAGCGGTCTGAACCACCACGTCATCGATGCCGATCACGGGAGACTCCGTTTCGAGGAACGCGGTCCATACCACGCGCGCTTCGGGCACTCCGAGCTCCCGTCGTGCGACGTTCAGAGCCTCTTCGAGTGCGAGCGCCGGCAGTACGAGGATGATCTCTCCTCTACCGCTCATATCGAGCATCGAGACCGCCTCTTCGCTGCCCTGCTCTGGCCTGAATGTCTTCACGAGAACCGAAGCGTCGGGCACCACGCGGACGGGTTGGCTGCGATCACTGTGCACGGGCGTCCCACCCGCCGTCATCTGAGTCACGCATCTGCCGAAGGATCTCCGATCCGGTCCTCCCCGTCCTACCCGGCAGTGCGCGCAAGGCCTCCAGCGCCTCGATCGCTCTGCGAGCGCCCGCCTCGCGCCGTTTGTCCTGCGCGTCGAGCTTCTGGGCCGTCACGTAGTCGAGCGCGGCCTCCCGCACGATGGCGCTGCGGCTCTCCCCGCGCTCGTCAGCAAGCCCATCGATCTGGGCCACGAGTTCCTCCGGCAGCGACACGGTGACCTTGGCCACGCCCATGATGCCTCCAAGCGGTCATACCGTTCGTTCATTCCCTAAGTTCATACCACACGAAGGACTCGTTGGCAACGACGACCCTGTCCCATCGCATCGGGCCCTACCGGTCGGCGTCCAGCCGCGCGATGCGCTCCTCGTCCAACCGATAGATGAAGCCCACAAGGAACTCGCCCGTGGTGCGCACCGGCGCGGCACGCAGCATCCCTGCGGCGTCCCTCACGGTGTGATAGTTGGGATCCTTCTGCCATTGGAGCCACACCGCAGGAACCCCGTGTAGCTCGTAGGGCTCATGATCGCTCCAGCCTGTTCGGCCGAGGTCCTTGAGAAACGTCAGGTTCGTTCCCCTCGCCCGGGCGTCACGCAGCATCATGTCCCTGAGCGACTGCGGTCCACGCTCCATCGTGCGAACGTGGAAGCTCGACCCGACGCCGACCATGTCGACCGACACCGCACCGACGAGCTGATCGCGTTGCTGGCCTGTGAGGGTCTTGAGATGGTGGCGCGAGCCCAGGTGGTGGCTGTCGGTGCCCTCCGGGATGAACTCCTCTGTTCCCCAGAACACCATCTCCACACTCACCGGGGGCGGGTTCTTTGCCAGAATCCGCGCGGTTTCGAGCACGACCCCGCAGCCCGACGCGTTGTCGTTGGCGCCCGGGGAGGGCGGCTTGGTGTCGATATGCCCCCCTATCAGGAAACGGCGAGACTCATCCCGTCCCAACGCCACGGCGATCACGTTCACACTGGTCAGGCCGCTGGGCAGGGCAAACTCCTGCAACCGCGGCTCGTAGCCGAGTTCACGTAGGCGGGCGGCGATGTACTCAGCGGCCTGCCTCTCGGCGGGGCTGCCGCCGGGCCGAGGTCCAAAGGCGGCGATCGCTGTGGCGTGGCGCAGTGCAGCGATCGGATCGAACCCGTAGCCGGCGGGGTCTTCGGCGCGCGGTGCCAGGCGCATAAGGGCCGCGGCCTGACGCGACGAGTCCTGTGACGGCACCGTGCCGCCGAGCTTCGACGGCGGCGACGCGGCCAAACGGGGCTCGTAGGTGACGGGAGTGCGTGTGCAGCCCGATGCGGCGAGCAGCACAACGAGCGCCGCCATCACCGCGCAGGCGTGGCGCATCCGCCGCCGGGCCGAGGCGCTCATTCTCCCCGCCCCTCCCAGCCGGACCCGACCCGAGGCGCGCGCGGCGGCACTATATCGACCCCGGCCGTCGCCGGCATATCGGTGGGTACCCAGCCCTCGACGCCGAGCACCTCGCGAAGCCGGGCAACCCGTCTCCACTCAGGATCGTCCTCATCATCGGTGCTGTCGCCCGTCCAGCAGTAGAAGACATCGCCTAAGCTCTGGTCCGCCTCGATGACGTTGTTGTTGAGGCGAACACACCGCTCGAGCGCCGAGAGCATGCTCGCGGGATCCTTGAGCAACAGCATGCCCTCCGCGTCCGCCTTCTCCGCCGCGACAAGCTGCGAGCGGCGCTGAGCTGCGGCGAGGACCTCGCCTGCCAGGATGAGCGGGAACAGAACCGGAAGGAACGCCGCGGATACGGGCACCGCCACTTCCGTCCGGGCATTGGGGTCGAAGCGGCGCTCCTCCAAGACGTCGCGAATCAAACGGTCTTCCTCGTCAAGCATGCGCACTCGATGAGAGCGGTACTTCTGGAGAGGCGTCAGCAACGCAACCACCGCGGACGACACCATCGTGTCTCCGCTCGCCAAACGCGCGACGAGATTGGCGAAGACGGCCCGCTGTTCGTCGAGCGTGAGCCGGGCGGCGAATCCCTCGGTCACGCCGACGATCGGCCGTCGTCCCGCAGTGGCAAACGCGAAGGCGTTCACGTTCGACGTGTGCAGCAGGTAGAGCGCCGGTGCCACGGGGAGCCCGGCGGCGATGGCCATGTCTTTGAGCACCATCTTGGCCTCGAGCATGGTGCCCTTCACGACGAACTCGGCGTTCAGGCGCCCGACGATCCACTTCTCGCTACGCCTGAGCGCCCAAACCTCGTACAGCACCGCGATGAGGATTCCGGTCGCCCCTGGCCGCCAGACGCCATCGGCGAGCATCCAGCCAGCCGCCTTGGCCAGTACCCCCGTCTCACCCGCGAGGAATCGCACCAGCAACGCGAATACGGCCACGATGAGGGCGAGGAACACGGCCGCCACCACAGCGAACACCGCGAGGTAGGCCACCAGCCTCAACCGGTTGCGGTCCACGCGGTCCCACAACGGCTCGCGCCGCTGGGGTTCCGGCCTGCCGGCGAGAGGTGTGACCACGATGGCGGCGTCCCCTGATCTCTACGTGAAGCGCGATTCGAGCTCGCGTGCGAGGTCGTGCGGCGTGAGGCCCCAGCGCTGCATCACAACCAGCAGGTGATAGACGAGATCGGCCGACTCGTAGCGCAGCTGGTCGGCGTCTCCCGACTTCGCGGCCATGACGACCTCGGTCGCCTCCTCGCCGATCTTCTTGAGCAACTTGTCCTCGTGACCCGACAGAAGCGTGGCGGTGTAGCTGCCATCAGGCAGGTCGATTCCGCGCTGACGGATCGTGGCGAACAGCGATTCCAGCACCGGGCCGATCTCCGGAGTCGCGCCGTACTCGAGGATGTCCTCGGGACGGTCTTCGCCGGACGGGATGTAGTCGGTCATCGCCTCTCAGTCCTCTCCTTCGCACAGCGAACGGTAGAAGCACGACCGCTCGCCGGTGTGGCATGCCTTGCCCTCGCCAGCCTGCGTCACGATGACGAGCAGGCAATCAGCGTCGCAGTCGTAGCGTACATCGTGGACGATCTGGACGTTGCCGCTCTCCTCGCCCTTCATCCAGTACTTCTGACGGCTGCGGCTCCAAAACCACGTGCGCTTGGTCTCGCAGGTCTTGGCGAGCGAGTCAGCGTTCATCCATGCGAGCATCATGACCTCGCCTGATGCGCGATCCTGCACGATGGCCGGAATGAGGCCGTCGGCGGTGTAGGTGAGCTCGGGGATGGTCAGGGTGTCGCGTTCACGATCGGTCATTGGGTAGGCCCTCTCATTTCGAGTTCGATGGCGCGATTGAGCCGCGCGTCGTGAGTGATCAGATCGTCTCCGTCCAACACGCGAGCAGCTAGAAGGCAGTCCGCGATGTCAAGCGAAGGGTGTGAGCGTTTGATCGTGAGGCTGACGCGCAGATATCCATTCTCTGCAGCGAACTCCGTCGAATCCGCGATGTCGGCCAGAACATCCGCCGAATCCCGGTCGCTCCAGCCGTACGACTGACGCAGTACCCAGAAGCATTCGGCGAGGACGGCTTCGGTGATGACCAGCCGCTCTCCGCGCGGGATTGCACTCTTGACGGACTGGGCACGTCGGGTTCGGGCGGCGGTGACCCCACAGAAGTCGACCACGACGTTTGTGTCGGCAAGAATCACTCCGGTGGCTCCTTCGCGCCACCGATCACGAAGAGCTCATCCACGTATCGCTCGGGATGGTCCTCGTCCTTGCCGCGATCCCGGAAGTAGGCCGCAATGGCCTCCTCCTTCGACGCGTGCCGGGCAATGGACTCTCCTCGCCGAGCCAACTGCTCCTCTGCGACATCAAGCGCCGA
The genomic region above belongs to Coriobacteriia bacterium and contains:
- a CDS encoding M28 family peptidase; amino-acid sequence: MSASARRRMRHACAVMAALVVLLAASGCTRTPVTYEPRLAASPPSKLGGTVPSQDSSRQAAALMRLAPRAEDPAGYGFDPIAALRHATAIAAFGPRPGGSPAERQAAEYIAARLRELGYEPRLQEFALPSGLTSVNVIAVALGRDESRRFLIGGHIDTKPPSPGANDNASGCGVVLETARILAKNPPPVSVEMVFWGTEEFIPEGTDSHHLGSRHHLKTLTGQQRDQLVGAVSVDMVGVGSSFHVRTMERGPQSLRDMMLRDARARGTNLTFLKDLGRTGWSDHEPYELHGVPAVWLQWQKDPNYHTVRDAAGMLRAAPVRTTGEFLVGFIYRLDEERIARLDADR
- the hisE gene encoding phosphoribosyl-ATP diphosphatase — its product is MTDYIPSGEDRPEDILEYGATPEIGPVLESLFATIRQRGIDLPDGSYTATLLSGHEDKLLKKIGEEATEVVMAAKSGDADQLRYESADLVYHLLVVMQRWGLTPHDLARELESRFT
- a CDS encoding AbrB/MazE/SpoVT family DNA-binding domain-containing protein — encoded protein: MRATAKVTSKGQVTIPIDVREGLGIMTGDSLVFEVKAGYATVSRQRSALDVAEEQLARRGESIARHASKEEAIAAYFRDRGKDEDHPERYVDELFVIGGAKEPPE
- a CDS encoding ribbon-helix-helix domain-containing protein, with product MGVAKVTVSLPEELVAQIDGLADERGESRSAIVREAALDYVTAQKLDAQDKRREAGARRAIEALEALRALPGRTGRTGSEILRQMRDSDDGGWDARAQ
- the hisI gene encoding phosphoribosyl-AMP cyclohydrolase; translated protein: MTDRERDTLTIPELTYTADGLIPAIVQDRASGEVMMLAWMNADSLAKTCETKRTWFWSRSRQKYWMKGEESGNVQIVHDVRYDCDADCLLVIVTQAGEGKACHTGERSCFYRSLCEGED
- a CDS encoding type II toxin-antitoxin system VapC family toxin, with the translated sequence MHSDRSQPVRVVPDASVLVKTFRPEQGSEEAVSMLDMSGRGEIILVLPALALEEALNVARRELGVPEARVVWTAFLETESPVIGIDDVVVQTALDVCELYGCTFYDAVAPAVAQLAGATLWSGDRRAHGRIPGVVLVG
- a CDS encoding PIN domain-containing protein, encoding MILADTNVVVDFCGVTAARTRRAQSVKSAIPRGERLVITEAVLAECFWVLRQSYGWSDRDSADVLADIADSTEFAAENGYLRVSLTIKRSHPSLDIADCLLAARVLDGDDLITHDARLNRAIELEMRGPTQ